One region of Parerythrobacter jejuensis genomic DNA includes:
- a CDS encoding peptidylprolyl isomerase, with amino-acid sequence MINSFRKFFQSKIGIGLFVGFLALIAFAFAGADVSSTGTFGGVSGGDRVAVVGDEKIGTAELSRAATNALDQVRQGNPTLSMPAFIEQGGLERVLDTLLDRVAIAEFGKKYGLRAGDNLVNSEIRMIPAFRGADGNFDEEMYRAAIAQQGLTDAVVRDDLGDGLIAEQVLVPGSFGAVLPNKLAARYGALFKERRRGSIGLLPSLAYAPEGDPTDAQVQAYYESNRADYIRPERRIIRYATFGESSVGTIAAPTEAEIASRYEQNASQYAASEERTLSQLIVPTQQGAQAIRNRIQQGASLEAVAQEAGFSVAKLGPISQSAYGQQASSNVARAVFGTARGQIAEVARSGLGFHVVRVDAINRIAGRSLDQARGEIIETLQLEKRRRAFNELAGSIEDRLADGESLTDVAAELDAELTSTKPLTAAGIVYGTQDERAPAILGRALATAFQMEEGEPQLAEAVPGETFLLFEAADITSSAAAPLADIRDAVVADWRRAEGSKLAKEAADRVLKLLDGGQSLAAALRTEEKRLPPVDTLNITREELLQQGQRVPAPLALFFSMAQGTAKRLEGPQNIGWYLVDLDDIEAGVIAEDDPLFAQAKAQFGQAIGQEYGEQLRTAIRNDVTAETNDTAVDAVRRQLTGTSQ; translated from the coding sequence ATGATCAATTCGTTTCGCAAGTTCTTCCAGTCGAAAATCGGCATCGGCCTGTTTGTCGGCTTCCTGGCCTTGATCGCATTTGCCTTCGCTGGCGCTGACGTTTCCAGCACCGGCACATTCGGCGGTGTTTCGGGCGGTGATCGTGTGGCCGTAGTCGGCGATGAAAAGATCGGCACTGCTGAATTGAGCCGTGCCGCCACCAATGCGCTGGACCAGGTCCGTCAGGGTAACCCGACGCTCTCCATGCCTGCCTTTATCGAACAGGGCGGCCTTGAGCGAGTTCTCGACACGTTGCTGGATCGCGTCGCCATTGCAGAGTTCGGCAAGAAATACGGGCTCAGGGCGGGCGACAATCTGGTGAATAGCGAAATCCGGATGATTCCCGCTTTCCGCGGAGCCGATGGCAATTTCGACGAAGAAATGTATCGCGCTGCCATCGCCCAACAGGGCCTGACCGACGCAGTCGTACGGGATGATCTGGGTGACGGCCTGATTGCGGAGCAGGTCCTGGTGCCTGGCAGCTTCGGCGCTGTCCTCCCGAACAAGCTGGCAGCCCGATATGGTGCCCTGTTCAAGGAACGCCGCCGTGGCTCGATCGGCCTGCTGCCCAGCCTCGCTTATGCGCCAGAGGGTGACCCGACAGATGCGCAGGTACAGGCTTATTACGAGAGCAATCGCGCCGACTACATCCGACCCGAGCGCCGCATCATCCGTTATGCCACCTTCGGCGAATCTTCGGTTGGCACGATTGCCGCGCCGACAGAGGCCGAGATCGCCAGTCGATATGAGCAGAACGCTTCGCAATATGCAGCCAGCGAAGAGCGCACGCTCTCGCAGCTGATCGTTCCGACCCAGCAGGGCGCGCAGGCTATCCGCAACCGTATTCAACAGGGCGCGTCGCTCGAAGCAGTGGCCCAGGAAGCGGGATTCAGCGTAGCAAAGCTCGGCCCGATTTCCCAAAGCGCTTACGGCCAGCAAGCTTCCTCCAATGTTGCCAGAGCCGTGTTCGGCACAGCACGAGGCCAGATCGCCGAAGTGGCCCGTAGCGGCCTTGGATTCCACGTCGTGCGGGTCGACGCGATCAACCGCATTGCCGGTCGCTCGCTCGATCAGGCGCGCGGTGAAATCATCGAGACACTCCAGCTTGAGAAGCGTCGCCGCGCTTTCAACGAACTCGCCGGCAGCATCGAGGATCGCCTCGCCGACGGTGAATCGCTAACCGATGTCGCGGCCGAACTCGACGCAGAACTCACCTCTACCAAACCGCTGACCGCAGCCGGCATCGTTTACGGCACGCAAGACGAGCGCGCCCCCGCTATCCTCGGCCGGGCGCTGGCCACGGCTTTCCAGATGGAAGAAGGCGAACCGCAACTGGCCGAAGCCGTTCCCGGCGAAACCTTCCTGCTGTTCGAAGCGGCTGATATCACCTCCTCGGCTGCTGCACCGCTGGCAGATATCCGCGATGCCGTGGTCGCCGACTGGCGCCGAGCTGAAGGCTCCAAGCTGGCCAAAGAAGCAGCAGACCGCGTTCTGAAACTGTTGGACGGTGGCCAGAGCCTCGCTGCCGCGTTGCGGACCGAGGAAAAGCGGCTGCCGCCCGTCGATACGCTCAACATCACGCGCGAAGAATTGTTGCAACAAGGGCAGCGTGTACCGGCCCCTCTCGCCCTCTTCTTCAGCATGGCGCAAGGCACTGCCAAGCGCCTCGAAGGGCCACAGAATATCGGCTGGTATCTGGTCGACCTCGATGACATCGAAGCTGGCGTGATTGCGGAAGATGATCCGCTCTTCGCTCAGGCCAAGGCCCAGTTCGGTCAGGCCATCGGGCAGGAATATGGCGAGCAATTGCGCACCGCGATCCGCAATGATGTGACAGCCGAAACCAACGACACAGCCGTCGACGCAGTGCGCCGTCAGCTGACCGGCACGAGCCAGTAA
- a CDS encoding phosphodiester glycosidase family protein encodes MKLRYLCLPLILAACGQQPEGDPVTRINLEDGTAQVAEADPVPIATPTVAPVASACESTKFQDVPLTHCIADPAKHRITTALGPPYRSMARLAEARGSDLPAFAVNGGMYDGDGKPIGYYVEKGDRQKQLNRNDGPGNFHLKPNGVFYGSGSTWRVRTSDDFYASVADRPQFGTQSGPMLLIDGKLHPEFSEDGPSRQIRNGVGVDRQGRAHFVISEAPISFGKFARFFRDVADTPNALFLDGNVSALWDPASDRIDSGAALGPLIVVESKE; translated from the coding sequence ATGAAACTGCGCTACCTTTGTCTACCGTTGATACTGGCTGCGTGCGGGCAGCAGCCCGAAGGCGATCCCGTCACCCGTATCAATCTGGAAGATGGCACTGCGCAGGTGGCAGAGGCTGATCCGGTGCCTATCGCAACGCCCACAGTGGCCCCGGTTGCAAGTGCGTGCGAAAGTACGAAATTCCAGGATGTGCCGCTAACCCATTGTATTGCCGACCCTGCCAAGCACCGCATTACCACTGCGCTGGGCCCACCATACCGCAGTATGGCACGTCTGGCGGAGGCACGGGGCAGCGATCTTCCGGCCTTTGCCGTCAATGGCGGCATGTATGATGGCGATGGCAAGCCGATCGGGTATTATGTGGAAAAGGGCGACCGCCAGAAGCAGCTCAACCGCAATGACGGGCCGGGCAACTTCCACCTCAAACCCAACGGCGTGTTTTACGGCTCCGGCAGCACATGGCGCGTCCGGACCAGCGATGATTTCTACGCCAGCGTCGCCGACCGCCCGCAATTCGGTACCCAGAGCGGCCCGATGCTGCTGATCGATGGCAAGTTGCATCCGGAGTTTTCCGAAGACGGTCCCTCGCGCCAGATTCGCAACGGAGTTGGCGTTGACCGGCAAGGTCGCGCCCATTTCGTGATCAGCGAAGCTCCGATCAGCTTTGGCAAATTCGCCCGTTTCTTCCGCGATGTCGCCGACACGCCCAACGCGCTGTTTCTGGATGGCAATGTCTCTGCTTTGTGGGATCCCGCCAGCGACCGGATCGACAGTGGGGCCGCCCTCGGCCCGCTGATCGTCGTCGAAAGCAAGGAGTAG
- the secG gene encoding preprotein translocase subunit SecG yields MSLFLFLTVVQAIVAAALVGVILMQRSEGGGLGIGGSPSGMMSARGAADFLTRSTKWLAVTFVVLSIALAAVAVDATSGDDIESTLDRNVSNTESDPLAPAAGIAGETAPATQSTPSDDPLSGATE; encoded by the coding sequence ATGTCGCTTTTTCTCTTCCTGACTGTCGTCCAGGCGATTGTCGCAGCCGCATTGGTCGGCGTCATCCTCATGCAACGCTCCGAAGGGGGCGGGCTGGGCATTGGCGGCTCGCCCAGCGGGATGATGAGCGCGCGCGGAGCGGCAGATTTCCTGACCCGGTCGACGAAGTGGTTGGCCGTGACATTCGTGGTGCTGTCGATTGCGCTCGCTGCGGTCGCGGTGGACGCGACAAGCGGTGACGATATCGAATCGACGCTCGACCGGAATGTGAGCAATACGGAAAGCGATCCGTTGGCTCCGGCAGCGGGCATTGCAGGCGAAACGGCGCCTGCAACCCAGTCGACACCGTCCGACGATCCGCTCTCCGGCGCGACCGAATAA
- a CDS encoding Hsp20 family protein encodes MSRLDFTPYRRSTVGFDRLFDMLESNVRQGGSDNYPPFNIEKRGDDDYRITLAIAGFRPGDLDITAQQNLLTVTGKKRDEATDGEMLHVGIANRGFERRFELADYVRVENADLSDGLLIIDLVREVPDAMKPKKIAVNGQQATLEVVDGDKDKEADAA; translated from the coding sequence ATGTCACGTCTTGATTTCACCCCCTACCGTCGCAGCACCGTCGGCTTTGACCGGCTTTTCGATATGCTGGAAAGCAATGTCCGACAGGGCGGCAGCGACAATTATCCCCCTTTCAATATCGAGAAGCGCGGCGACGATGATTATCGCATCACGCTTGCCATCGCCGGCTTCCGGCCGGGCGACCTCGATATCACTGCGCAGCAGAACCTGCTGACTGTCACCGGCAAGAAGCGCGACGAAGCGACCGATGGCGAAATGCTGCATGTCGGCATCGCCAATCGCGGGTTCGAGCGCCGTTTCGAATTGGCAGACTATGTCCGGGTCGAGAACGCCGACCTGTCCGATGGCCTGCTGATTATCGACCTGGTACGCGAAGTGCCGGACGCCATGAAGCCGAAAAAGATTGCGGTGAACGGGCAACAGGCCACTTTGGAAGTTGTCGATGGCGACAAGGACAAGGAAGCCGACGCAGCCTGA
- a CDS encoding carbon-nitrogen hydrolase family protein: MTRIAVAQMQSGIDPAVNAATIERLIAEAADGGAAMLFTPEMSGLLDRDRKRGTASIRPEADDVVLERTQQAARHHGIWVGLGSLAVDAGDGKSANRSFVINAQGEIAARYDKMHMFDVDLSTGESWRESNAYAAGDQVVTAETPLGRLGLTVCYDLRFPALFEALGRAQCDAIAIPAAFTVPTGKAHWHVLQRARAIEASAFVVAAAQVGHHEDGRTTYGHSLVVDPWGEVLLDMEGEQPGLGFADMDLARIAEVRSQVPSLANRRPISTSGAS, from the coding sequence ATGACCCGTATTGCCGTCGCCCAGATGCAGTCGGGCATCGATCCTGCGGTTAATGCTGCCACGATCGAGCGTTTGATTGCCGAGGCTGCCGATGGCGGCGCGGCGATGTTGTTCACGCCGGAAATGTCGGGGCTGCTGGATCGTGACCGCAAGCGGGGGACAGCATCGATCCGTCCCGAGGCTGACGATGTCGTCCTCGAACGAACCCAGCAAGCGGCCAGGCACCATGGCATATGGGTCGGCCTTGGCTCGCTCGCAGTGGACGCAGGTGATGGCAAATCGGCCAATCGCTCCTTTGTGATCAACGCGCAGGGCGAGATCGCTGCGCGTTACGACAAGATGCATATGTTCGATGTCGATCTGTCGACCGGGGAAAGCTGGCGTGAATCCAACGCCTATGCGGCGGGCGATCAGGTGGTCACAGCCGAGACACCGTTGGGCCGGTTGGGGCTCACGGTGTGTTACGACTTGCGATTTCCCGCGCTGTTCGAGGCATTGGGCCGGGCGCAATGCGATGCGATCGCGATCCCCGCAGCATTTACCGTACCGACCGGGAAAGCCCATTGGCACGTTCTGCAACGCGCCCGCGCTATTGAGGCGAGTGCCTTCGTGGTCGCTGCCGCCCAGGTCGGGCACCACGAAGATGGCCGCACAACTTACGGCCACAGCCTGGTAGTTGACCCTTGGGGGGAGGTATTGCTCGATATGGAAGGCGAACAGCCCGGGCTGGGATTCGCCGATATGGATCTGGCGCGGATCGCGGAGGTTCGCTCCCAGGTGCCCAGCCTTGCCAATCGCCGCCCGATCTCTACATCCGGCGCGTCATGA
- the pip gene encoding prolyl aminopeptidase yields MQYDRTLYPEIEPYETGMLDVGEGHSLYYERAGTPDAKPAVFLHGGPGGGMSPSHRRQWDPALYDVLLFDQRGCGKSLPFAEIENNDTWRIVEDIERLREMCGHEKWQVFGGSWGATLALAYAQKYPERTSELVLRGVFLARQQERKWLYSYGASEIMAEQWDQFTGLIPEGERDDFVKAYYTRLTSDDEATRLAAAKEWSLWEGTVATLLPNEGLLEEFADPSKAVPFARICAKFFLEDFFLEESQLVLNAGKLKGIPGIIVQGRHDICTPPGAAWALKKAWPEADLRIVHDAGHSAGEPGIIDGLVRATDELAGKSP; encoded by the coding sequence ATGCAGTACGACCGCACTCTCTATCCCGAAATTGAGCCCTACGAGACCGGTATGCTCGACGTCGGCGAGGGTCACTCGCTCTACTACGAACGCGCGGGAACGCCGGATGCAAAGCCGGCGGTGTTCCTGCATGGTGGCCCGGGCGGCGGAATGAGCCCATCACACCGGCGCCAGTGGGACCCGGCACTTTACGATGTGCTGCTGTTCGACCAGCGCGGCTGCGGCAAATCGCTGCCCTTCGCCGAGATCGAGAACAACGACACGTGGCGCATCGTCGAGGACATCGAGCGCCTGCGCGAAATGTGCGGGCATGAAAAATGGCAGGTTTTCGGCGGCAGTTGGGGGGCCACCCTCGCCCTCGCCTATGCGCAGAAATACCCCGAACGCACCAGTGAACTGGTATTGCGCGGCGTTTTCCTCGCCCGCCAGCAGGAGCGCAAATGGCTCTACAGTTACGGGGCAAGCGAGATCATGGCCGAGCAATGGGACCAGTTCACCGGCCTGATCCCCGAGGGTGAGCGCGATGACTTCGTCAAGGCGTATTACACCCGCCTGACCAGCGATGACGAAGCCACGCGGCTCGCGGCAGCCAAGGAATGGTCTTTGTGGGAAGGAACCGTGGCGACCCTGCTGCCCAATGAAGGCCTGCTTGAAGAATTCGCCGATCCGTCAAAAGCCGTCCCGTTTGCACGGATTTGTGCGAAGTTCTTCCTGGAAGATTTCTTCCTCGAAGAATCGCAATTGGTCCTCAATGCCGGGAAGCTGAAAGGCATCCCCGGCATCATCGTGCAAGGTCGCCACGATATCTGCACGCCGCCCGGTGCCGCATGGGCGCTGAAGAAAGCATGGCCCGAAGCCGACCTCAGGATTGTTCACGACGCGGGCCATAGCGCTGGCGAACCTGGCATCATCGACGGCCTCGTCCGCGCGACTGATGAATTGGCGGGCAAGTCACCATGA
- the trpE gene encoding anthranilate synthase component I, whose amino-acid sequence MSGAGLHNCDAAREQLEAGQPALVWREVVADTETPVGAALKLIEPERGDFLLESVEGGEVRGRYSLLGLDPDLLFRAQGEAGEVNRLWQHRKDAFEAIEGKSLDALRRLIDECRIDVPQGLPPALACLVGYFAYETIGQVEVLPRAPQSELNLPDMVFSRPTLLLVFDSLSDKLFVIAPLWPSTSNAAQAIERAGERIDETLRKLASGLPADAPVEDLPDMALSPMLPEGDYGAMVRKAKEYITAGDIFQVVLAQRFTCPFPLPPIALYRALRRVNPSPFLYFLDLPGFSVVGSSPEILVRLRDGEVTIRPIAGTRPRGGTPEEDQAAEDSLLADPKERAEHLMLLDLGRNDVGRVAAQNTVEVTGSYTVERYSHVMHIVSNVVGQLDPSKDALDALFAGFPAGTVSGAPKIRACEIIAELEPETRGPYAGGVGYFAPDGSFDSCIVLRTAVVKDGTMHVQAGAGIVADSDPAYEQRECEAKAGALIAAAREAARVASEPGFGQ is encoded by the coding sequence CTGTCTGGCGCGGGCCTTCATAATTGCGACGCCGCGCGTGAACAGCTCGAAGCGGGCCAGCCGGCGCTGGTCTGGCGCGAAGTGGTGGCTGACACGGAAACTCCGGTCGGCGCCGCGCTCAAACTGATCGAGCCAGAGCGGGGAGACTTCCTGCTCGAATCCGTGGAAGGTGGTGAAGTTCGCGGGCGCTACAGCCTGTTGGGGCTGGACCCGGATTTGCTGTTTCGCGCACAAGGCGAAGCTGGCGAAGTCAATCGCCTATGGCAGCACCGGAAAGACGCGTTCGAAGCTATCGAGGGCAAGAGCCTGGACGCTTTGCGCCGTCTGATCGACGAGTGCCGGATCGACGTGCCGCAAGGTTTGCCCCCTGCCCTGGCCTGCCTTGTCGGCTATTTCGCCTATGAAACCATTGGCCAGGTCGAGGTCCTGCCCCGCGCCCCACAAAGCGAGTTGAACCTGCCCGACATGGTGTTTTCGCGGCCAACGCTTTTGCTGGTTTTCGATTCTCTCAGCGACAAGCTGTTCGTGATCGCGCCTCTGTGGCCATCCACAAGCAATGCCGCGCAGGCTATCGAGCGCGCTGGCGAGAGGATTGACGAGACTCTGCGCAAGCTAGCCTCCGGCTTGCCTGCGGACGCGCCGGTCGAAGACCTGCCGGATATGGCCCTGTCTCCCATGCTTCCCGAGGGCGATTATGGCGCCATGGTCCGCAAGGCGAAGGAATACATCACCGCCGGGGACATCTTCCAGGTCGTGCTGGCCCAGCGCTTCACCTGCCCCTTCCCGCTCCCTCCGATCGCGCTCTATCGCGCCTTGCGGCGCGTAAACCCGTCGCCCTTCCTCTATTTCCTCGACTTGCCTGGATTCTCGGTGGTCGGATCAAGCCCCGAAATCCTCGTCCGGCTGCGCGATGGTGAAGTCACGATCCGGCCCATCGCCGGCACCCGGCCACGCGGAGGCACGCCCGAGGAGGATCAGGCCGCCGAAGACAGCCTGCTGGCCGATCCCAAAGAACGCGCCGAGCATCTCATGCTGCTCGATCTCGGGCGCAACGATGTTGGCCGTGTGGCCGCGCAGAACACGGTCGAGGTGACCGGCAGTTATACCGTCGAACGCTACAGCCATGTGATGCATATCGTCAGCAATGTTGTCGGGCAGCTCGATCCCTCGAAAGATGCGCTCGATGCCTTGTTTGCGGGATTCCCGGCCGGAACCGTCAGCGGCGCGCCCAAGATCCGGGCCTGCGAAATCATCGCCGAGCTGGAGCCGGAGACACGCGGCCCCTATGCTGGCGGGGTTGGCTATTTTGCCCCGGACGGCAGCTTTGATAGCTGCATCGTTTTGCGGACAGCGGTTGTCAAAGACGGCACCATGCACGTCCAGGCAGGCGCAGGGATCGTTGCCGATAGCGATCCTGCCTATGAACAGCGCGAATGCGAGGCCAAAGCAGGCGCACTCATCGCAGCAGCGCGCGAGGCGGCACGGGTCGCCAGTGAACCAGGATTCGGCCAATGA
- the tpiA gene encoding triose-phosphate isomerase, with the protein MTLRPYIVGNWKMNGTRAMLSEARAIDRAAQRYMKVEVAVAPPFTLLHAVHREAEQIGVGAQDCHANQDGAHTGDISATMAADAGAKFVILGHSERRQDHGESDALVLAKTGAALEAGINVILCCGEPLEVRESGDAEKYVLDQLRQSLPEALESASERLTVAYEPIWAIGTGKTPTLDDIGEMHAAIRGFLVDRYGAEEGSEMRILYGGSVKPENAREILAVGDVGGALVGGASLTADSFMNIALAAGEAEDQ; encoded by the coding sequence ATGACCCTCCGACCTTACATCGTCGGCAATTGGAAGATGAACGGCACACGTGCGATGCTGTCCGAAGCGCGCGCGATCGATCGCGCGGCGCAACGTTACATGAAGGTGGAGGTTGCCGTCGCACCTCCTTTCACCCTGCTGCATGCTGTACACCGGGAGGCCGAGCAGATCGGCGTCGGGGCGCAAGACTGCCATGCCAACCAGGATGGCGCCCATACCGGCGATATCTCGGCCACCATGGCTGCCGATGCGGGCGCGAAATTCGTAATTCTCGGCCATAGCGAGCGCCGACAGGATCACGGCGAATCAGACGCGCTCGTATTGGCCAAGACAGGCGCTGCGCTCGAGGCCGGGATCAATGTGATCCTGTGCTGCGGCGAACCTCTGGAAGTGCGCGAATCCGGTGATGCAGAGAAATATGTGCTCGACCAGTTGCGGCAGTCCCTGCCGGAAGCACTGGAATCGGCCTCCGAACGTCTGACCGTGGCGTATGAACCGATATGGGCGATCGGGACGGGCAAGACCCCGACTCTGGATGACATTGGCGAAATGCATGCTGCCATCCGCGGCTTCCTGGTAGATCGCTATGGCGCTGAAGAGGGTTCCGAAATGCGCATCCTCTATGGCGGTTCGGTAAAGCCGGAAAATGCGCGCGAAATCCTCGCTGTCGGGGATGTCGGCGGTGCTCTGGTTGGCGGTGCCAGCCTGACGGCGGATAGCTTCATGAACATCGCTCTGGCCGCCGGTGAAGCCGAAGACCAGTAA
- a CDS encoding CTP synthase, translating into MARYIFITGGVVSSLGKGLMAASLGALLQARGYTVRIRKFDPYLNVDPGTMSPYQHGEVYVTDDGAETDLDLGHYERFTGVSARQSDNITSGRVYQDIIAKERRGDYLGATVQVIPHVTDAIKEFALADQDGHDFILCEIGGTVGDIESLPFMEAIRQLRNELEPMQTLSVHVTLVPYIAAAGELKTKPTQHSVRELASLGIKPDVLLCRAEHPLPDGERQKIANFCNVRKEAVIPALDAPSIYSVPLQYHEVGLDAEVLRGFGITDAPEPDLAAWHDVTDRYFHPEGEVTIGVVGKYVGLQDAYKSLNEALVHGGMANRTKVNIRWIDAEVFEGDDADIAAKLEPLHGILVPGGFGERGSEGKIASVRFAKERNVPFFGICLGMQMACIEGARTAGHEAASSTEFGDTAEPVVGIITEWMTEEGLETRESGGDLGGTMRLGAYDAKLTRNSHVSAIYGGATEISERHRHRYEVNAAYRDALEESGLVFSGMSPDGLLPEIVERPDHPWFVGVQFHPELKSRPFDPHPLFSGFIKAALAQSRLV; encoded by the coding sequence ATGGCGCGGTATATTTTCATCACCGGCGGCGTGGTCTCCTCGCTCGGCAAAGGTCTCATGGCAGCAAGCCTCGGTGCTCTGCTGCAGGCGCGTGGCTACACGGTCCGGATTCGCAAGTTCGATCCTTATCTCAATGTCGATCCGGGCACGATGAGCCCGTATCAGCATGGCGAGGTCTATGTGACGGATGACGGGGCCGAAACCGACCTCGACCTAGGGCATTACGAACGGTTTACGGGCGTATCTGCGCGGCAGAGCGACAACATCACCTCGGGCCGGGTCTACCAGGACATTATCGCCAAGGAGCGGCGCGGAGACTATCTGGGGGCGACTGTCCAGGTCATCCCGCATGTCACCGATGCTATCAAAGAGTTCGCCCTTGCGGATCAGGACGGGCATGATTTCATCCTGTGCGAGATCGGTGGCACGGTCGGCGATATCGAATCGCTGCCGTTTATGGAGGCTATTCGCCAGCTGCGAAACGAGCTCGAGCCGATGCAGACGCTCAGCGTTCACGTGACGCTGGTGCCTTACATTGCCGCTGCCGGAGAGCTGAAAACCAAACCGACCCAGCACTCGGTGCGTGAATTGGCCAGTCTCGGGATCAAACCGGATGTGCTGCTGTGCCGGGCAGAGCATCCTTTGCCCGATGGCGAGCGGCAGAAAATCGCCAATTTCTGCAACGTCCGCAAAGAGGCTGTCATTCCTGCTCTCGATGCGCCGTCGATCTACTCCGTGCCTTTGCAATATCACGAGGTTGGTCTCGACGCAGAGGTCTTGCGCGGTTTCGGCATCACCGACGCACCCGAGCCGGATCTTGCCGCCTGGCATGACGTGACCGATCGCTATTTCCACCCGGAGGGGGAAGTGACAATCGGCGTGGTGGGCAAATATGTCGGCCTGCAAGACGCCTACAAATCGCTCAATGAAGCACTCGTTCACGGCGGGATGGCCAACCGGACCAAGGTCAATATCCGCTGGATCGATGCGGAGGTGTTCGAAGGCGACGATGCGGATATCGCGGCCAAGCTGGAGCCGCTCCATGGCATACTGGTGCCGGGCGGCTTTGGCGAACGCGGCAGCGAGGGGAAAATTGCCAGCGTTCGCTTCGCCAAGGAGCGCAACGTACCGTTCTTCGGGATCTGTCTGGGCATGCAGATGGCCTGTATCGAAGGGGCTCGTACCGCCGGGCATGAAGCCGCATCCTCGACCGAGTTCGGCGATACGGCAGAGCCGGTCGTCGGGATCATCACCGAATGGATGACCGAAGAAGGCTTGGAGACCCGCGAATCTGGCGGTGATCTGGGCGGCACCATGCGCTTGGGCGCCTATGATGCGAAACTGACCAGGAACAGCCATGTCAGCGCGATCTATGGCGGAGCGACTGAAATATCCGAACGGCACCGCCATCGTTATGAGGTGAATGCGGCCTATCGTGATGCGTTGGAGGAAAGCGGGCTGGTATTCTCCGGCATGTCACCCGACGGGTTGCTGCCTGAAATCGTGGAGCGACCGGATCACCCGTGGTTCGTCGGCGTGCAGTTTCACCCCGAGCTGAAATCCCGACCGTTTGATCCGCACCCGCTCTTTTCGGGCTTCATCAAGGCAGCGCTGGCCCAGTCGCGCTTGGTCTGA
- the grxC gene encoding glutaredoxin 3, translating to MAEPQVDIYTKFGCGFCVRAKRLLDEKGVDFTEYDVTLGGLKKDQMLERAPQARTVPQIFIGDVHVGGSDELAALERAGKLDALLAG from the coding sequence ATGGCGGAACCACAAGTGGACATCTACACCAAGTTCGGATGCGGATTTTGCGTGCGGGCAAAGCGTTTGCTCGACGAAAAAGGCGTCGATTTCACCGAATACGATGTGACGCTGGGCGGCCTCAAGAAAGACCAGATGCTGGAACGGGCACCCCAGGCGCGCACAGTGCCGCAGATATTTATCGGCGATGTCCATGTCGGCGGTTCGGACGAGCTGGCGGCGCTTGAACGAGCCGGAAAACTCGATGCGTTGCTGGCCGGTTGA
- a CDS encoding DUF1178 family protein, with the protein MIVFDLSCSQSHRFEGWFGSTNDYEGQRERGLLTCPECGCDQVGKAPMAPAVPAKSNAKTPAALPSAAEETAVADTDPVSGGGEESLPPKLVEAMKALAKVQAETIKDSTWVGEDFAKQSREMHYGDRDEKLIHGKATSDEAKELLEEGITVSPLLIPVAPPDELN; encoded by the coding sequence ATGATCGTCTTCGACCTTTCCTGTTCGCAATCCCACCGGTTTGAGGGGTGGTTCGGCTCGACCAACGACTACGAAGGCCAGCGTGAGCGCGGCTTGCTGACCTGCCCGGAATGTGGGTGCGACCAAGTGGGCAAGGCCCCGATGGCGCCTGCGGTGCCAGCAAAATCCAATGCGAAGACGCCGGCTGCTCTGCCATCAGCTGCGGAAGAGACTGCGGTGGCAGACACTGATCCGGTTAGCGGAGGAGGGGAGGAAAGCCTGCCCCCGAAACTGGTCGAAGCGATGAAGGCCCTGGCCAAAGTCCAGGCCGAGACGATCAAGGACAGCACTTGGGTCGGCGAGGACTTCGCCAAACAGTCACGCGAAATGCACTACGGTGATCGCGACGAGAAACTGATCCACGGCAAAGCTACCTCTGATGAGGCCAAGGAGCTGCTGGAAGAGGGTATCACTGTTTCACCACTGCTGATCCCGGTTGCGCCGCCCGACGAACTCAACTGA